The following proteins are encoded in a genomic region of Burkholderia diffusa:
- a CDS encoding glycosyltransferase, whose translation MSRKRLRVLTWHVHGNYLYYLSQAPHDFYIVTKPQHPPGYAGKVGHLPWGDNVHEVPVECVRDTEFDCVLYQHHSHYANDRLRLLSDAQRALPALFVEHDPPREHPTDTLHPVQDPNVLLVHVTPFNALMWDSGVTPTRVIEHGVLIPDGVEYRGTLPKGVTVVNNIARRGRRLGADLFEVVRHSVPLDLVGMGSTELGGIGEVPNPALPQFLSHYRFFFNPIRYTSLGLAVIEAMTIGLPIVALATTEMAQLVRSGHNGVADTRPAVLIDAMRMLIRDPEVAREWGAAAKRDACERFGIERFVREWDSALCDVAS comes from the coding sequence ATGTCACGTAAGCGGTTGCGCGTGCTCACCTGGCACGTGCATGGCAACTATCTGTATTACCTGTCGCAGGCGCCGCACGATTTCTACATCGTGACGAAGCCTCAGCACCCGCCCGGTTACGCGGGAAAGGTCGGGCATCTGCCGTGGGGCGACAACGTGCACGAGGTGCCCGTCGAGTGCGTGCGCGACACCGAGTTCGATTGCGTGCTGTACCAGCATCACAGTCACTACGCGAACGACCGGCTGCGGCTCCTGAGCGATGCGCAGCGCGCGTTGCCGGCGCTGTTCGTCGAACACGATCCGCCGCGCGAGCATCCGACCGACACGCTGCATCCGGTGCAGGACCCGAACGTATTGCTGGTGCACGTGACGCCGTTCAACGCACTGATGTGGGATAGCGGCGTCACGCCGACGCGCGTGATCGAACATGGCGTGCTGATCCCCGACGGGGTCGAGTATCGGGGCACGCTGCCGAAGGGCGTGACGGTCGTGAACAACATCGCGCGACGCGGGCGGCGTCTCGGCGCGGACCTGTTCGAGGTCGTGCGTCACAGCGTGCCGCTCGATCTGGTGGGCATGGGGTCGACCGAGCTCGGCGGCATCGGCGAGGTGCCGAACCCGGCGCTGCCGCAGTTCCTGTCGCACTACCGGTTCTTCTTCAATCCGATCCGCTATACGAGCCTCGGGCTCGCGGTGATCGAGGCAATGACCATCGGTCTGCCGATCGTTGCGCTCGCAACGACGGAGATGGCGCAGCTCGTGAGGAGCGGGCACAACGGCGTCGCCGATACGCGGCCTGCGGTGTTGATCGATGCAATGCGCATGCTGATCCGCGATCCGGAGGTTGCGCGCGAGTGGGGTGCGGCGGCGAAGCGCGACGCATGCGAGCGGTTCGGGATCGAGCGGTTCGTGCGTGAATGGGACAGTGCGTTGTGCGACGTCGCGTCGTGA
- a CDS encoding glycosyltransferase family 9 protein — translation MMLESVSSSGPARIAVFRALQLGDMLCAVPALRALRRGEPAARITLIGLPWAREFASRFSDYVDNFIAFPGAPGLGEQPDAGPAAREAFVAECRARDFDLAIQLHGSGAQTNAIVASLGATRTAGFVPPDGGTTALDCSVVWRDGEPEITRNLSLTRKLGYPDWGDYLEFPLGGLDYALWHVLCDEHALDPGRYVIVHPGARMASRRWPVERFASAARQLADDGWQIVLTGTRAELALAGAFVEHLARPCVNLCGRTPLGALAALIGRARLVLCNDTGVSHVAAALGTPSIVVACGSDTARWAPLDAERHRVLANYPACRPCMFDTCPYGHECATAIGVDDVMERAGELLAEERRHVT, via the coding sequence ATGATGCTCGAATCCGTTTCGTCGTCCGGTCCGGCCCGCATCGCGGTATTCCGCGCACTGCAGCTCGGCGACATGCTGTGCGCGGTGCCCGCGCTGCGCGCGCTGCGGCGCGGCGAACCCGCCGCGCGCATCACGCTGATCGGGCTGCCGTGGGCGCGCGAGTTCGCATCCCGTTTCTCCGATTACGTCGACAACTTCATCGCGTTCCCCGGCGCGCCGGGGCTCGGCGAGCAGCCGGACGCCGGGCCGGCGGCGCGCGAGGCGTTCGTCGCGGAATGCCGCGCGCGCGACTTCGATCTGGCGATTCAGTTGCACGGCAGCGGCGCGCAGACCAATGCAATTGTCGCGTCGCTCGGCGCGACGCGCACCGCCGGCTTCGTGCCGCCTGACGGCGGCACGACCGCACTCGACTGCTCGGTCGTTTGGCGCGACGGCGAGCCCGAGATCACGCGCAACCTGTCGCTGACGCGCAAGCTCGGTTATCCGGACTGGGGCGATTATCTGGAATTTCCGCTCGGCGGCCTCGACTATGCGCTATGGCATGTGCTGTGCGACGAGCATGCGCTCGATCCCGGCCGCTATGTGATCGTTCATCCGGGCGCGCGGATGGCGTCGCGGCGCTGGCCGGTCGAGCGCTTCGCGAGCGCGGCAAGGCAGCTCGCGGACGACGGCTGGCAGATCGTGCTGACCGGCACGCGCGCGGAACTTGCGCTGGCCGGCGCGTTCGTCGAACATCTCGCGCGGCCGTGCGTGAACCTGTGCGGACGCACGCCGCTCGGCGCGCTGGCCGCGCTGATCGGCCGTGCGCGGCTTGTGTTGTGCAACGACACGGGCGTGTCGCATGTCGCGGCGGCGCTCGGCACGCCGAGCATCGTCGTCGCATGCGGAAGCGACACGGCTCGCTGGGCGCCGCTCGACGCCGAACGTCATCGCGTGCTCGCGAACTATCCGGCCTGCCGGCCTTGCATGTTCGACACGTGCCCGTACGGGCACGAGTGCGCGACGGCGATCGGCGTCGACGACGTGATGGAGCGGGCAGGCGAACTGCTCGCGGAGGAGAGACGTCATGTCACGTAA
- a CDS encoding glycosyltransferase family 2 protein — translation MNMRDVQLPPVVSVVVPTYRRPDLLERCLEALSVQVFDPTTYEIVVVDDDPEGSAWETVDACRARVNDVPVIRYMTAPDTQGPAGARNIGWRSARGALIAFTDDDTIPDPTWLRHGAAALLAEPSAVAAAGRIDVPLRPRPTDYERDAAGLAHAEFATANCFVRRTALECVGGFDERFTRAWREDADLMFALREHAGPIVGVDAARIVHPVRPARWGASIGQQSKVFFDALLYKKHRSTYRRHIRAMPPWNYYAAVLFALGAIGCFVAGWRAPGIACAAAWAVITAAFCAKRLRGTRLTPSHVAEMIVTSIAIPPVSLYWRVRGAIHFRVFFL, via the coding sequence ATGAACATGCGTGACGTGCAACTGCCGCCGGTCGTGTCGGTCGTCGTGCCGACGTATCGGCGGCCCGACCTGCTCGAGCGCTGCCTGGAGGCGCTGAGCGTGCAGGTATTCGATCCGACTACCTACGAGATTGTCGTCGTCGACGATGACCCGGAAGGCAGTGCATGGGAAACCGTCGACGCGTGCCGCGCGCGCGTGAACGATGTGCCGGTGATCCGTTACATGACCGCGCCCGATACGCAGGGGCCGGCGGGCGCGCGCAACATCGGCTGGCGCAGCGCGCGCGGCGCGCTGATCGCGTTTACCGACGACGACACCATTCCCGATCCGACCTGGCTGCGCCACGGCGCGGCCGCGCTGCTCGCGGAACCGTCGGCGGTGGCCGCGGCCGGCCGCATCGACGTGCCGCTGCGCCCGCGGCCGACCGACTACGAGCGCGACGCGGCCGGCCTCGCGCATGCGGAATTCGCGACCGCGAACTGCTTCGTGCGGCGTACGGCGCTCGAGTGCGTCGGCGGGTTCGACGAGCGCTTCACGCGCGCATGGCGCGAAGACGCCGACCTGATGTTTGCGCTGCGCGAGCACGCGGGACCGATCGTCGGCGTCGATGCCGCTCGGATCGTGCATCCGGTGCGCCCCGCGCGCTGGGGTGCGAGCATCGGCCAGCAATCAAAGGTGTTCTTCGACGCGCTGCTGTACAAGAAGCATCGCTCGACCTACCGGCGTCATATCCGCGCGATGCCGCCATGGAACTATTACGCGGCCGTGCTGTTCGCGCTCGGCGCGATCGGCTGCTTCGTGGCCGGATGGCGCGCGCCGGGCATTGCGTGCGCCGCGGCCTGGGCCGTGATTACGGCGGCGTTCTGCGCGAAGCGGCTGCGCGGCACGCGGCTCACGCCGTCGCATGTCGCCGAGATGATCGTCACGTCGATCGCGATTCCGCCTGTGTCGCTCTATTGGCGCGTGCGCGGTGCGATTCACTTCCGGGTGTTCTTTCTATGA